The Struthio camelus isolate bStrCam1 chromosome 15, bStrCam1.hap1, whole genome shotgun sequence nucleotide sequence AGTGTCCTCTATGTCTTACCAGTGTCCCCAGGGCCATCCCAGTGTCCTCTGTGTCTTCCCAAtgtccccggtgccccccagcaTCATCCCAGTGGCCTCTGTGTCTTACCAGTGCCCCCAGTAGCCCCAGCATCATCCCAGTGGCCTCTGTGTCTTAccagtgcccccagtgtccccagggctATCCTAGTGTCCCAGTACCCCCAGCATCATCCCAGCGGCCTCTGTGTcttcccagtgtccccagtgccccccagcgccaTCGCAGCAGCCCCTCcgggcagccccgtccccactCCGCCGCGCagaccctgcccctgcctggggaCGGAGGCACGGAGACGGCACTCGGGCCCGGTGGAGGCCAGTTTaatggggtgggggcagcgggggccgcgctATGGCCCGTAGGTGTACTCCCGGTCGCCGCACTCCCAGGCCACCAGCTCGTGGCGGTGAAACCAGAAGCCGATCTCCCTGTGGGCCGTCTCCACCGAGTCGCTGGCGTGCACCACGTTCCtgcgcggcgacggcggcggcggtgggccgggggggcgggcgacccccaccgccgccggcccccgtcGCCCCACTCACCCTCCCCTACCTGCTCACGTGCATGCTGAAGTCACCCCGGATCGTGCCCGGCTTGGCTTCGGCCGAGTTGGTGTCCCCCACCATGGCGCGGGTGGACCTGACCACGTTGTAGCCTTCCCAGACCTGCGGGTCACCGGCCGCGTgaggctccccccaccccaaaaaagccGGCCGGCCCCAGCGCGGAGCCCAAGGCGGCTCAGGGGCGCCCGGAGGCGTTCGGCGGTAGGAGGACCGACGGCCCGGGGGGCTCCACCGCCCGCGCATGCCTCACCATGGCCACCAGCGGGCCCGAGCTCATGTAGGCGAGCAGCGCCGGGTAGAAGGGCTTCTGCCGCAGCTGGTGGTAGTGCTTGTCCAGGATGTCCCGGTCGGCCTGGCGGCAAGGGACGGGTGAGGGTGAGTCGGGGCACCCGCCTCCCGCCAGCGCCCTCCTCCTCGCCCCAGGCCTTGGGGCGACAGGAgaccccgggggcggcagggagagcaagCGAGAGGCGGCCGCAGGCCGGCGGGTACCTGGAGCAGCTTCATGCCCACCAGCTTGAACCCGCGCCTCTCGAAGCGCTGGATGACGTCCCCAACCAGCCGCCGCTGCACGGCGTCGGGCTTCACGATCACCAGCGTCTTCTCCTGCAGCTCGGGGGTGCctgcggcggggacgggggcaCACGGCGGGTCACGGCCGGCCCGGGGGCACGGCGAGGGGGCCGTGCGTTGCCCCCTCCCGCGCTGGGAAGCGGAGACCCGGCGCGGGTGGCGAGGGCACCGGGGGTTATTGCTGGGTGGCAGCAAAGCTGGAGGGGGACGGTGCCCCTCGTGGGCACGGCCGGCCCCGGCTGGCCCTCCGCAGGATCCTGGGGTGCTCGGGTGACTCTGCAGGCTGGAGGGGCTTGCGGGGCTGTGCCAGCGccgggggtccccaggggtccTCCGTGCTGGGCGCTGAGAGCCAAGGCGCCGGGGGTCAGCCGTCCTCCCAGGGTGCGGGAGGCCCCCGgcccgctgcggcggcgggaggcctcccctgcccctcttGCCCTGCCCTGCAAACCCTCCGGCCCGCGGCGACACCGGCGCTGTGTCGCTAGCCGGACCGCGCGCCGCAGAGCCGCTGGCGTGTCCCGGCTCAGCCCCCGCCGCAGGCGCCGGGGCCAAGGACACCCGGAGAGTCGCAGCGCCAAGCCTGAGCCCTTGCGTGGGGACgagcggccccctccccggccaggcCCGCTGCGGCGGACGGGCGCCGGGCTGCTTCGCCTGCGACGGGCCTcgccggggggacggggacagttTGGCTCGTGCAGCCTCCGCAGCCGCCGCTGGGGGGGACACGCGCGGGGCCCAGCAGGACGTCGCAGGCTCCCCGGGGAcgtcggggccggccggcccacGAGCATCAAAGCTGGGCCCCCGCCAGCATCCGGGGCAGGGGCGCGCGGCCCTGGGCTGCGCTAGCGGCGTGGACTCTGCGCCGCAGATCCAGCCAGGCCCGAGGGACACGCTGCCGGAGGGCGATACAAGGGAGCGGCGAGCGTTCGGGAACGCTGGAGGGACGTGTCCGCAGCAGGAAACAGCCCCTTCGGACCCAAAGTGGGACAAGAACGCACCAGTTTCAGCAAGCCGCGTTCCCAGCGGGGGGAGAGTCCTGTCCACCCCCATTTGCCGTCCCTCCTGTCCGGGGTCAGGGGCTTGGGGAGATGCCGGGCTCCATGAACAGCTCCCACCTGCCTGAAGGGAGCCCGAGTCCTGGGAGCAGCCACGGCACCAAGTGGCTCCCAAATCTCAGTGCTTTGTTGGTGGAAAACCAAACCCACAAACTGCCGTCCAGCAGGTTTCTCCTGCCTTGGTGGTGCTCCAGGCCCCAAGGCAGCCCTGAGCCCCCATGGCGAGAACCTGCTCTCCACCCTGGGGGCGGCAGGGTCCAGCATCTCCATCACCCCCAGCCCCAAGGGACAGCAGGGTCCGGCATctccagcacccccagccccacaggacaGCCAGATCCAGCACCTCTGTAACCTTGGCCCTGCGGGACGGCAGGGTCCAGCATCTCCAGCACCCTCGGCTCCAGGCCCTCGGCCCCCACCCGCGTAACCCGCAGCGAgatgcaggagagcagagctggcaggaggggACCGAAGCCGGGCAGCAGCCGAGTGAGGGAGGCAGAAGCTCCCCAGAGACAGCGCGTGCGGGGACTGCCCCGTCCATCAGCGGGGCACCAGGggacagagcaagagagaaagcgAGAGAGAGATTATTTTAAGCAAGAGCGTTTTACTGTTAGTCTCGCGTTTCTGGTGTGATTCCCACCCTGCGGTTGCAACGCCGGGTGTCCGACCCCAAATCTGGGCGCTGgaaggggcagagcagggagaagagctcCTGCCTACGGAGAGGCAGGACCGCCTCGGGCCGACGCTGCCCTGCTGCGTCCCAGCCCCGGGAATCGCCTCCCGCAGTGGGGTGAGGAGCGTGGGGGCCGACAGCAGCGCGGCCTGCGAGCTCCCGCCGGGTGCCCCCAGGGTGGGGGCTCCGGGGAGCACAGCCGGGTCACAGCACGGGGACACGGTGGTGCCCCAAGCACCAGCCTTGACCGCCTGCTTCACCCAGCGCTTCTCCGTCTGTTGCTGGCCCAGCTTCGACAGACGCGTTCCCACCCCGTCCACCTCCCGGGGCGCAGCAGGGGCAGCCCCGTCCGGCCGCGGGAGCACCGAGCCCCTTCGGACCAGCACGGTGCTGCAAGGGAAGCCCCCAGGCCCAGGCTCTCGGCCCATCGTGGCGCATGGGGGACGCAGGAGACCCCGGGCACCGTCCCCCCACGAAGCACCCTGTGAGCCGCTCACCCTGCCCGCACGGTGCccccagcccagggctgtggagggCTGGTGGGGGGTCACTGGGTGCCCAGGACAGCGAGGACCGCTCGGGGCAGGACAGGGGACAGTGAGGACCACTCGGGGCAGGACAGGGGACAGCCAGCACCGCTCGGGGCAGGACAGGGGACAGTGAGGACCACTCGGGGCAGGACAGGGGACAGCCAGCACCGCTCGGGGCAGTGGGTGCGATGTGGGAGCCGcccgggggggacagggacagggacagggggcAGCGCTCGCGGGGAGGACGGGGCCAGCAGACACcggtggggcaggatgggggcagcGGAGGGATGGGGccagcgggcagcgccggggccgggtcTCACCGGAGCagtggcggcggggcggcccgggggggcggcgcgggcccggctgcccccgcaGCAGGCTCCGGGCCAGGCAGCGCCCCAGGGAGCCCATGGCGGGGCCGGCGGTCGGACCTGGCCGCAGCGGGGCTCTGCCTCCCCGGCGGCGGCTTTAtggccccgccgggcccggggctgggTCGCGTTTCTGTCCCTCCCCTTAAAGCAGCCaccagcgccggggcggccgctgcgGCTCGCTGCCCGCACCCAGCATCCCGGCCCGGAGCATCCCAGCCCGGAGCATCGCCAGCCCGGGCATCCCCCTGGCCCGGAGCATCCCAGCGCGGAGCATCGCCAGCCCGGGCATCCCCCTGGCCCGGAGCATCCCAGCACGGAGCATCGCCAGCCCGGGCATCCCCCTGGCCCGGAGCATCCCAGCCCGGAGCATCCCCAGCCCAGGCATCCCCCTGGCCCGGAGCATCCCAGCGCGGAGCATCCCCAGCCCGGGCATCCCCCTAGCCCGGAGCATCCCAGCACGGAGCATCGCCAGCCCGGGCATCCCCCTAGCCCGGAGCATCCCAGCACGGAGCATCCCCAGCTCGGGCATCCCCCTGGCCCAGAGCATCCCAGCGCGGAGCATCCCCAGCCCGGGCATCCCCCTGGCCCGGAGCATCCCAGCACGGAGCATCCCCAGCTCGGGCATCCCCCTGGCCCGGAGCATCCCAGCACGGAGCATCGCCAGCCTGGCCATCCCCCTGGCCCAGAGCATCCCAGCACGGAGCATCGCCAGCCCGGGCATCCCCCTGGCCCGGAGCATCCCAGCACGGAGCATCCCCAGCTCGGGCATCCCCCTGGCCCGGAGCATCCCAGCACGGAGCATCGCCAGCCCGGGCATCCCCCTGGCCTGGAGCATCCCAGCACGGAGCATCGCCAGCCTGGCCATCCCCCTGGCCCGGAGCATCCCAGCACGGAGCATCCCCAGACCGGGCATCCCCCTGGCCCGGAGCATCCCAGCACAGAGCATCCCCAGCACAGGCATCCCCCTGGCCCGGAGCATCCCAGCACGGAGCATCCCCAGCCTGGCCATCCCCCTGGCCCAGAGCATCCCAGCACGGAGCATCCCTGGTACAGAGCATCTCCCTGGCATGCAGCATCCCGGCCCGGAGTGTCCCCCTGCAGGGAACACCCCATGCCTTGCTCCCTGCCCGCACATTGCTCACCTGAGCTTCCTTGCCACAAGCTGCTCCAGACAGGCATGACACTGTCCCCGGGCAGACCCTGGCACAGGTGACCCTGTCCCCTcggaggggcagggccctggtcCCAGCAGTGCTCCCTCCAGGAGCAGTGGGTGCACAGTGCCCGGGGACAGCGGGTGACAGGCCCTAGGCAAGGCCCAGCTACCCAGAGCACCAGGACCGAGTCTCATCCCAGGGCATCAGCAAAGGGATATATTTCACGTTTTGCCTCGGCTCGCCCACAGCCGCTACGCCAGCCCCGCCGGGCCAGGGCACCCCTGCCCCGCTCCACCGCTGCCTTTGGCAGCCCGCGCCCCAGCCAGACGCCCACCCCGGGCAGGGAGAGCGGCAGGCGCCCAGCCGggagccccgctgctgccagaGCACCACGCGGGAaacggcagcagggagaggagccccCGGGCGCGCGGCAAGGCTCCTCCTTGCGCTGGATATTGCTCCAGTTCAGGTTGGACTTTTCCCTAAATCAGTGCAAAAGCGGAAACAGCTCCAGGGCTGGCGCGCAGCCTGCCCGCCCCGCTCCTGAGGGGCGACGGCACCCCTGCACCCAGCTGTGACGGGACACAGCTCACGCCTGCGGTGGCTTTTTAAAGATCGCCTCTCTCCAGATCAGCTTCTGGGAACTCGAGCTTTACTAAACTTCCCTGAACCCCAAACCGCCAAGGTGCTTCTTGGGCGGCCGCTGGCTGCAGACATTGCAGTTACAACCTCTGCAGGTTCACGGACAAGCAGAGTCGCTTTGAGCCCGTTTCTCGGAGGGGCGAGAGCCCGATCCCGGGGCGCGCGAGGTACTCTCCGAACAACGGGTCGGCCGCGTCGGAAACCCAGCACGCCTGGGGAGGCCGGGGGCTCCTGGCCAGGGGAGCCGCTCGCTGCCCCGGCACGGGGCCGAGCGCGGGCTCGCACTCGAGCGgggctccgctccctcccgcgggGAGGCCGGCGGCACTCGAGCCACCTTCGCTCCTTGACCTCCATCTCCTCTCCGCGTTTCCTTTCCACCGAGGCGAGAGGGGGCCCCGCAGAGCCCGCTCAGCTCGTTGCACTGCTGCCGGGGCCTCGTGCCACCGCCGCCAGGTTTTGCCTGGCGGGAAGCACGCGCAGAGCGAGCGAgacgcggccggggccggggcgggcgccagCACCAGCCTCCGCTCGGCACCTTCGCCCAAACACCCCGCTTGGCTCTGCCCGCGGGGAGCCACACGCCGCACGAGTCAGGACGCTCTTCGCTGGCCCGAAGCTGATGGCTCCTGTCCGAAGGGGAGATGAGGAGGCCGCTCTCCCGCGCTGCGCCCAGGCGCCAGGGGCCGGGGCCGAAGGACGATGCTGCAGGGGAAGGGATCTCTTTAAAGAAGATGAAAGCAGCTGGAAACATAGACCAGGGCTCTTATCAGGTGCCCTTCAATATTTGTCCAGCGTGAACCGCGCTGCTCAGGCCACgggcggcagcgctgcagccagCCCTGCGCCCCCACCAGATACCAGACGTGGACTTTACCCGCAGGGACCGGCCCCTCTGACCCACGCAGCCCGGCGTGCGGGTGCTCCCGGGCGGCGCTGGTGCTCGCGGCAGGGGCGCCTGCCTCCCGCGCTGCCCCAGAAAGCGTCCCCCGTTCAGCAAATCCACCCCCGTCCCCACCAAACCACCCGCGCAGCGCTGTCTCGGTCCCACAACAGCCGTGCGCCAGGAAAGCGGTCTTCTCCTAAAGGAAGCCATGAGACACACGACTTGGTGGGATTTGCCCATCCAGATGCCACGCCAGGAGCCAGCAACAGCCCTGAGCCGTGGGGAAATTCCTATTTGGAAACATTGACTTCTCCATTCCTCCAAAACGCACTTCCCCTGAGCGAGGGACGCGACGCCTTTtcccaaagccttgctgcagcttCCTCCTTCGCCAGGATGCAGAGGGAGCTTGGCTCTGCTGCCGTTACTCCTCCACCTCCCCGCTGAGCCGGGAAGCTGGTAACggagcagggccagggccagggccagggctccaGGCAGggcccctctgctccccagcagctggcTCAGACCCCTTCCAACTAAACGTAAGAGCTGAGAAGGGAAGTTGCAGTTTTTATTCCATGAGAAAAGGCCTATTATGAGCAAGCTGGAGGGTTCATCTTCAGTCTCAGTTCTTCAGCTTCTTCCAGCTCATCTGCCTGAGCATGTTTCCCCATCACTTGTAGGTCTCGGTGCAGCAGGAGGGAGACAGGGGATTAGGTAaaaagctctgctgagccctgaAGCAGTGCCTAGCAAGCTGCGAGATGGCCTGGGATCTACAGCGCCTTGAGTCAGTGACAGCTGTAACGGAGCCAGGTTGGCACTGGACTGACCTCTTATTGCCTCCTCTACTGACTCGATGAGCACAGTTGAGGCTCCCCCTCTCACTAAAGGCTGATTTTTCTAGGACAAAGTCTGGGAGCGTTTTTGTCTGTGCAAAGGGACATGTGTGGAAGTTAGACCATGCGCTGACAGCAATGactagcaaaggagaagtgacttTCTCTACACAGCAAGGGTCACAACACTTTTGAGCTTTTAGCGTAAGGGTGTGCAGGTTGCAAGGGCCAGGCTTGGCTGCCTTCCAAAGCGCTGGCCTTGGTCagcaaggggagaaaaaacatgTACTTTCACCTCGTGTTAGCAAATTGACATTTTGCAAGAGACAACCACCCCCAGCCCAGGGAGCCatgctcagagcagagctgtgccccttttcttttttttttttttttttttaaaagaaaaatcaagcatcTGTCTCAAGCCATGGCTGTCCTTCAGGGTAGAGTCCTTTCCTGCCCCAACCCCAGAGCCCATACTACCATCTTGCAGAGGTGACCTGCTTGGACTGCAGAAACAACCTGGGGTAGCTGCTGTCCTAGAGCCAGGACAAGACCAGCTCCTGTCAGGCTGGGATATAAACGACCTTTTTTGCTCTTGAAAGAGACTTCTGCACGCTGGGAAGGCTGAGGCAGGCCAACAGCAGACCTGCAGCCCCAGCAGGCCAGTCAGATAGTCTGTGCACCTTCTCTAGGGGTGCCCTTGGTGCCTCTCCACACCAGTACTTAGCGATTTCTTCACAAGAGGACTTCCCCTAGCAGCTATAGGATGCACAAGAGCTCTAACATTCGAGCAAGACTGGGGCCCTCAGACTTGAGCATCACCGGGTCCCAGTGCTCACACGAGCCTCCGGGACACAGGCAGCTGGCAGTGCAAGCAGCAAGGACCAGGCAGCGCCAGCTACAGTACCTGCTGCAGGGAAGGCCTGGCGCTGGTCTCACTGTTGTGTCAAGGTCAAGAGTCAGCGGGTCTTAACCAGCTTCCTGTTAGCACTTTTCTGAAGGAAGTCACACAGTGCTTGGCTGAGAAGGTGGCAGGTAGCCACCACCACCATCCCTCGCTGCAGCTCAGCGGGGCTGCCTTGGTGGGTTGCGCTGCAGCATGGGTTACTGATCAGGGCATCAATTGCACCCCCGCAATAGCTTTGCTAGAGCGGGCTGCCCTGGACCACGTGCTCCTCATGCGCATGCCTTCAGTCCTCTCTGAGCAGGTCACAGCTGTGCACTCTGGTGGTGGTCAAGAAGGTCTCTCTCCGTGCTAGATCATTACCCCATCCCAAGCTGGTGGTCACACAGCTGACAAGCCTCCACAGACAACAGTAGTTCATGCAGCTCAGTCGTATGGACCATACCTGGTGAAGCATGTCCGTGGTAGGCTGGACTCTTCGGTTCAGGCATAGGCATGCCTTCCAAGTCGAGTAGCTCACTGCAGGGAATGAAACCCATAAACATCAAATTGGTCCCAGTTCACACGACCTGGATGCAGGGCTCTGAGTGGAAACAGGCTATCCAAACAACAAACATTGTCTTCAAATGGTAAACGTGTGCCTTGCAAGCTGTTGTCATTTTTCACAGACTTGAACCACGGGAACTGTACAACTAGCGCTCAGTGACTGCATCTCACTGCTGAGACATTGCAGCTATCCCTCGTGCAGCCATCTCACTTCAAGCTCGTGTCTGTCAGACATCTTATAGTAGGACCCACACTGATCTGATCAACTCCAGGGGTGTTCCCTTCACAACAGCAGGCACTATTCTCACCACACAACCCTTGCTGTGGCTGCCCCCATAACTGTaggaaggaaaacagcagagGATTAAGATCAGTTTAACACTCTATACTAGCTGACACCAGAGAAAAATCTCTCCCAGTTGCATGACCAAAGACTCTTTGCAAGCCCCATGGGAACCGGCACAATTTGAGCGGGGATTTTAATCTTGTGCTCAAACGCCAATGACAGGTCATTCTGGCCAGGAGCTGGCCTCCAGCTCAGATGTCCTGTGACGCAACATCATGAACGTCAGGAGATTTTCTTTCTACAAGCAGCTCTTGATCACCTGGGACAACGGACTGCTGGAGGGAATAAGCAAACCACCACAATGGATGATACAAAACACAGGCAACATAGGCTGTAAATACAACAAGGCTAAAGTGCAGGAAGAAGCCAATATCTATCAGTGCCAGTTAGGTGCAGCACCCTTCAAGGGCAGCAAGACTGCTCCCAGAGCACAGCGACTCGCACAGGGCCTGAGCAAGGCATGTCTGCACCCACAGCATGGCATAGGCAATGCAGACAATCCTTGGTCTTGCAGAGGGTTGCAGAGACCACTGTCTACAGTATGAAACATGACCTAGCAGAAGGCTTGGTGACAGATAGGCCCATAAGGGAACTAAGAGCagttatttaaaacaacaaagtaAGCACTTTATTTCCATTAAGCATGTTGTTTTAGTATCACAATGGAATGATGAgaaaacgttttaaaaaaaaaaagtctctaatcCCCACAAACAGCAGGGAGGTTTTCaaggcaatttaaaaacaaagggagTGACAGAAGTGCCAAAACAGTCCCAACATCATGAGTCTCCTCCTCtgagagcagggcaggggcagaaggGTGGAATGACACGAAGGTACGAATGTCTGAAGTAGTCTTTGGCGCTTCTGCCTCATGATTGATACGCACAAGATCTCTCGAGACAACTCCACAGTAATCTCTGGAGGCAACAAAGTGCTACGTTAGTAAAACAAAACCCCAGTGAGAGGACTTTCCATACAGTTGAATTGCCCTGTGGTTGGGCATTAAGACACATCCTGCAGACAGTGCTGACTCCAACTGGGGGCCTTTGggttgggagagaagaaaaaggaagcgtGGTGCGTGAATCCAATAACATGTGCCCATGTGCAAGACGCTGCGTCCTGCAGTACTGACAAAATCAGGGAGGAGAGAATGTGGTGGCAAAAGAAATATGGATCCATTCCTTACAGTGATCAAAACACGAGTCCAGTGCAGTAACTATAGTTTCACAGTTCCAGGGGGCAAACTGTCATTGCAGAGTCTGTAGTAACGCAGGTCATTCACCAGCCTGTGCACGTTCTGGGTAAATGACGGCAGATCCTGGAAAAGATCAAGCAACACATTGTACTGCAAACAGAACCATACCTACAAGCACTGTCTTACAGTGGAAATTAGAAATGAACTGAGAGGGCCACAAGCCCCGTGTGTCTTTCATAGGAGAAAGTCAGACCATTTTTTGCCAGAGTCTGAGCCCAGGAAACCCTGGTTTCTGCAGCCTATGTACAGGGACCATATATTGCAGAGCTGC carries:
- the NME4 gene encoding nucleoside diphosphate kinase, mitochondrial isoform X1: MGSLGRCLARSLLRGQPGPRRPPGPPRRHCSGTPELQEKTLVIVKPDAVQRRLVGDVIQRFERRGFKLVGMKLLQADRDILDKHYHQLRQKPFYPALLAYMSSGPLVAMVWEGYNVVRSTRAMVGDTNSAEAKPGTIRGDFSMHVSRNVVHASDSVETAHREIGFWFHRHELVAWECGDREYTYGP
- the NME4 gene encoding nucleoside diphosphate kinase, mitochondrial isoform X2, which produces MPVWSSLWQGSSGTPELQEKTLVIVKPDAVQRRLVGDVIQRFERRGFKLVGMKLLQADRDILDKHYHQLRQKPFYPALLAYMSSGPLVAMVWEGYNVVRSTRAMVGDTNSAEAKPGTIRGDFSMHVSRNVVHASDSVETAHREIGFWFHRHELVAWECGDREYTYGP